In Phaseolus vulgaris cultivar G19833 chromosome 3, P. vulgaris v2.0, whole genome shotgun sequence, the sequence taagaatctccactaaaTTTGGGAAAAAACGCAACacatttcaggtcaaacggatgagtatccacccatgaaaaaaatcaaacagtttcacacacaaatgaaccttcctttcagctctggtagtgatgaataaaaaatttattgtcaatctttgGGGACGAATCTGGCGCTCAAATCTCAtacaaaactcagtagacacagtgaccaacgtctggtaaaaatttgagACCAAAATACCAAAGGATTAatgcgtagtaagtcccagaccgagagtgaacaaaactagttttctgaaaacaaaacctcctggcttttcttccccgtatcttctttttgtgattttgtttgtgagcgtgcctccttacctagctgaaaacaatatatgaaagtacttgtttgaattttttagcGCATTAcgaacccagaataaaattgcaaaaagtagggcgaaatttcacaagttttggtagaggataacctTGATTTGcacaaaaattatgaaaaattctcccgaaatagttttttcatgaaattccacctaagaatctccactgaatttgaaacaaaacgcgacaaattttaggtcaaacggatgagtattcacccacgaaaaaaatcaaactttttcacacacaaacgaaccttcctttcagccctgggagtgatgaatgaaaaatttattgccaatcttgtgggacaaatctggggctcaaatctcagccaaaactccatacacacagtgacgaatgtctggtaaaaatttcaaaccaaaatacctaaggagtaaggcgtagtaagtcccaaaccgagagtgaacaaaactggttttccaaaaacaaaacgtcctggattttcttccccgtatattctttttgtgattttgtttgtggacgtgcctccttatctgggtgcaaacaacatatgaaagtacttgtgtgaattttatCAGCGCAATCCGGAcgcaaaataaaaattcagaaaGTATGGCAAAATtccacaagttttggtagagatagccttggtttgcacaaaatttctgaaaaattctcccaaaatagttttttcctgaaattccacgtaaaaaacgccactgaatttgggacaaaacgtgacaaattccaggtcaaacggatgagtatttacccacgaaaaaaatcaaacagtttcacacacaaacgaaccttcctttcaaccctgacaatgatgaataataaatttattgccaatcttgtgggacgaatctggggcttaaatctcagccaaaactcaatagacatagTGACGAatatctggtaaaaatttcagtccaaaatacccaaggagtaaggcgtagtaagtcctagttcgagagtgaacaaaactagttttccaaaaacaaacgTTATGACTTTTCTTtctcgtatcttctttttgtgattttttttatgggtGTGcatccttacctgggtgcaaacaacatatgaaagtacttgtttgaattttttcaacgcaatagggacccagaataaaattgcagaaagtatggcgaaatttcacaagttttggtagaggatagtcttggtttgcacaaaatttctgaaaatttttCCGAAATAGTTTCTTCCTAAAATTTCATATAAGAATCTCGACTGAGTTTGGAaaaacgcaacaaatttcaggtcaaacggataaGTATTCATCTAGGAATATGACTTTTTCCACCTTAAGAGCCAATTTTGTTGGCTTATGAAAATAAatgtttgtttttcaattttttatacacAGCATAATCAAATTCAGCATAATCAAATTCAGCATAATCAAATTCATATTTACTGGAATATATAGTATAATTGAATATATTTCTAAGAATACATTTGGTTTAAGTTTCAATTACaggttatttattttaaatcttaaaattttaaaaccatatactgctaaaactaaataattttactttccaaaatataagattaaaaatgaataaaaatttccTTTGATAGGTAGGAAGAAAACTTATTCAATCTTACAAATCTAAATACCGCCAAATTATAAAAAACgagacaaataaaaataaagatctTGTTATTAAAGCCTTTAGAATATTggttaaataattaaaaggaatttaaaaaacaaatgagAGCATAATAAAAAACTACAAAAGATACATTTTTACACgtgagaataattttttttttaatttcctctCTTAATTAGTGTTTCAATAGATTTTGTTTGTATTGATTGGTTGATAAGTGTTTTAATGATACTGCTTAAAAAATCATTACccacaaattttattttatttttatcaataaatattaagTTAAATAAAACGAAATATTTTAAAGTACCCCAAACTTAAtacctatataaaaaaaacccaCACCATCTAACTACAATCCAACAcccttctttattgtttctagAAGAAATATGTTTGCTCCCTAATACTTTAATGCAATGTCAActtatcattttatatttattataaaaagtatttttttttaaccattATCAATACCCTCTTGTCTAaataatacatatttaaatGTACATGATATCACtctttttatgaaattattaaaaaatgttttttataagCTATAGTCTTcattttatgttatattaacatattttaataacATAGTTTTATCAAATTAGATGTAATGAAGAAGCATGTGATGCCTACATAAACATGAGAAAACTACACAAAGTACACAACAATAAACAGTAGTGAGAATGGGTTCAAACTCCAAAGAGATTGAAGTTCCCTTGGAAGTAGAAAAGGTTGATGATTCATACCTTTCTGCTTTGTTGCTTTGTTTCAGCAATGTTCTTCCTGCAGTTCTAAATGCTGCCATAGACATGAATCTGTTTGATGTGATAGCAAAGGCAAAGAGTTGTTGTGATGATGCAAGTTTTTCTGCCTCTCAAATTGCCTCTTTGATTCCAAATGAGCACCCTCAATTGGCTAATAGGCTTGAAAGAATGCTGCCATTGTTGGCCAGTTACTCTCTTCTGCATTGCTCCATTCGCAGCAATGAAGATGGTAAGAGAGAAAGAGTTTATGCTCTCTCACCTGTTGGACAATACTTTTCTTATGATGATGAAGGAAACTCTGTGGCTCCACTCTCAACTTTATTTCATCGCGGATTTCATAACCTTTGGTAATTAATACTTTCATTTTACTTCTAATTTCTTGGTTTAgtttttttagggtttaggatttattctCTAAATTGATGAAAATCCAACCATTGAGTTGTATTGTTTAAGAATtcatttcttcatatttttttttaaattttaacccaatctttttaagattttcaattcatttttttcttgtaaaaaaaattgtaacacCACATTTTGGATTTTACAATCTAAAAAGTAATTCTGAATCTAGAAATATTGTtcgtattatataatttaaaatacattgtacaatacaaaatagaaaaaaaaaaagtaattcaCAAGCTATTATGGAATTCAAGGACACCTTTCGAATTCTGTAgtttaaattgaattttttaaccAAGGTTATcttctaccgaaacttgtgaaattccggcctaatttctgcaatttcattttgggtccgtattgcgctgaaaaaaattcacacaggcactttcgtatgttgtttgcacccaagcAAGGaagcacgtccataaacgaatcacaaaaagaagatacggggaagaaaagccaagacattttgttttcggaaaaccggttttgttcactctcagtctgggacttactacgccttactccttgggtattttactctgaaatttttaccagacattcttcactgtgtctattgagttttggctgaggtttgagccccagattcgtgccacaagattggcaataaattttttattcgccACTGCcaaggctgaaaggaaggttcgtttgtgtttgaaactgtttgatttttttcgtgggtgaatactcatccgtttggcctgaaatttgtcgcgttttgtcccaaattcagtggagattcttgggtggaatttcaggaaaaaactattccgggagaatttttcagaaattttgtgcaaaccaagactatgctctaccgaaacttgtgaaattccggcataatttctgcaatttttttatgggtccgtattgcgctgaaaaaattcacacaggccctctcgtatgttgtttgcacccaggcaaggaggcaagtccataaacgaatcacaaaaagaagatacggggaacaaaagccaggacgttttgttttcggaaaactagttttttcaCTCTCGTTCTGGACTTAGTACGCCTTACTTCTTGGGTATttttgtctgaaatttttaccagatattcgtcactgtgtctattgagttttggctgaggtttgagccccagattcgtcccacaagattggcaataaatctTTTATTCGTCACTACCGGGGCTGAAAAGAAGGTTCGtttctgtgtgaaactgtttgatttttttcgttggTGAATAGTCAtgcgtttgacctgaaatttgtcgcgttttgtcccaaattcagtggagaatcttgggtggaatttcaggaaaaaactattccggagaatttttcagaaattttgtgcaaaccaactCTACGAAAACTTGTggaatttcgccctactttccgaATTTTAATCTGCGTCCGGATTGCGCTGATAAAATTTACACAactactttcatatgttgtttgcacccaggtatgGAGGCATGTCCACaaacaaaatcacaaaaagaagatacggggaagaaaagccaagacgttttgttttcggaaaaccagtttttttcactctcgatctgggacttactacgccttagtccttaggtattttggtctgaaatttttaccagacattcgtcactgtgtctactcaGTTTTGGAttagatttgagccccagattcgtcccacaatattggcaataaattttttattcatgacTACcaaggctgaaaggaaggttcgtttttgtgttaaactgtttgatttttttcatgggtGAAAACTCATCCGTTTGAACTGAAATTTGTCACGGTTcctcccaaattcagtggagattcttaggtggaatttcatgaaaaaactatttcgggagaatttttcataatttttgtgcaaatcaaggcgaaccaaaacttgtgaaatttcgccctactttctgcaattttattctgggtccgtaataagctgaaaaaattcacaaaagtactttcatatgttgtttgcacccaggtaaggaggcacgtccattaacaaaatcacaaaaagaagatacggggaagaaaagccaggacgttttgttttcggaaaaccagttttgttttttctcggtttgggacttactacaccttactccttTGGTATTTTAGTCTGatatttttaccagacgttcgtcactgtgtttactgagttttggttgagatttgagcctcagattcgtcccacaagattgacaataaagtttttattcatcactgtcatggctgaaaggaaggttcgtttgtgtgaaactgtttatCAGTGACTTCTGAGATGAGCAAACACTCATATTTGATCACACTTTAGGAGGCATTTTTTTCCACAacttagatatcaatttaaaaattaatttaccgTGTCACGTCTATAAAATCGCTATTGGCTtcataaaacttttattgataCTGTTATTGCATTAATTGAGGGTCAAACTAGGCTTCTCAACATATTCAGAAAACATCTATTAGTTGCCAGAGAATTCAATCAAGTTTAAGGGTTTAACTTTCAAGAAACTTTTTCTCCTGATGTCAAACATATTACTTTCTTTTTTCAGCAAAGATCAAACATATTACTATTTGGGTTATCCTTACAATTGCTTTAACTAATGGGTGGGATTTGTTTCATTTGGATGTTAATAATGATTTCTTGAATGGAAATCTTAATGAAACTTTCTATATGATACAACCTTTAGGGTTTGACGTCACTAATAAAAATCTGGTCTAGGGTCAATAAAACTATTTATGGTCTT encodes:
- the LOC137808801 gene encoding isoliquiritigenin 2'-O-methyltransferase-like, with product MGSNSKEIEVPLEVEKVDDSYLSALLLCFSNVLPAVLNAAIDMNLFDVIAKAKSCCDDASFSASQIASLIPNEHPQLANRLERMLPLLASYSLLHCSIRSNEDGKRERVYALSPVGQYFSYDDEGNSVAPLSTLFHRGFHNLW